A genomic region of Cannabis sativa cultivar Pink pepper isolate KNU-18-1 chromosome 1, ASM2916894v1, whole genome shotgun sequence contains the following coding sequences:
- the LOC133033712 gene encoding protein trichome birefringence-like 33 isoform X2: MKLLAPLSSSSSSSSSSSALKKPHRQLSQYLFSLLAFIVFVTILYSEDFLCIFRQQQQQQQLKLESADSDRVLSRPGEAEIVWDKKEVNIVEEKEEEKWKIPFAVGESEESCDIFSGRWVWDESRPLYEESDCSYIQSQLTCMEHGRPDKNFRNWRWQPHRCQLPKFNASLVLESLRGKRMMFVGDSLNRGQFQSMVCLVQSLIPPHAKSMQTFGSLIVFTAKEYNATIEFYWAPFLLESNTDNAIVHKFNERIVRKGSINKHGNHWKNTDILVFNTYLWWMTGYKMNISRKPFDDKIKDIIELSTDDAYRMAMKSMLRWVRRNMDPKKTRVFFTSMSPIHDKSIGWGGKAGGNCYNETKIIEDPNYWGSDRRSILKVSGDVLSKSKYPITFLNITQLSSYRKDAHTSIYKKQWNPLTPHQLANPISYADCVHWCLPGLQDTWNELLFAKLFYPSSASS, from the exons atgaagCTTCTAGCTCCTttgtcatcatcatcttcttcttcttcttcttcctcagctCTAAAAAAGCCTCATCGGCAACTGTCTCAATACCTTTTCTCTTTACTAGCTTTCATTGTGTTCGTCACCATTCTCTACAGTGAAGACTTCTTATGCATATTTCGCCAGCAACAGCAACAGCAGCAACTCAAACTCGAGTCTGCCGACTCGGACCGAGTCCTCTCTCGACCCG GTGAAGCAGAGATAGTTTGGGATAAAAAAGAGGTTAATATtgtagaagaaaaagaagaagagaaatggAAGATACCGTTTGCAGTAGGGGAAAGTGAAGAAAGTTGCGACATATTTAGTGGGAGATGGGTTTGGGATGAGTCAAGACCTCTTTATGAAGAGTCAGATTGTTCTTATATACAATCCCAATTAACCTGTATGGAACATGGTCGTCCAGACAAGAATTTTCGAAACTGGAGATGGCAACCTCATCGATGTCAACTTCCCAA GTTCAATGCGTCGCTTGTGCTTGAGTCCCTTAGAGGAAAGAGGATGATGTTCGTTGGAGATTCTCTGAACAGAGGTCAATTCCAATCAATGGTTTGTCTTGTTCAATCACTCATTCCTCCACATGCCAAATCCATGCAAACCTTTGGCTCCTTGATCGTTTTCACTGCCAAG gagTACAATGCTACAATTGAGTTCTACTGGGCACCCTTTCTTCTTGAATCAAACACAGACAATGCTATCGTCCATAAATTTAATGAAAGAATTGTGAGAAAAGGTTCTATCAATAAACATGGAAACCATTGGAAGAATACTGACATATTAGTGTTCAACACTTACCTGTGGTGGATGACCGGTTATAAGATGAACATCTC GCGAAAACCTTTTGATGACAAAATTAAGGATATTATTGAGCTGTCGACTGATGATGCTTATCGTATGGCTATGAAGAGTATGTTGAGATGGGTACGGCGCAATATGGACCCTAAGAAGACAAGGGTTTTCTTCACTAGCATGTCACCTATTCATGACAA gaGCATAGGTTGGGGTGGGAAAGCAGGAGGGAATTGCTACAACGAAACGAAGATAATAGAAGATCCAAATTATTGGGGTTCAGACAGAAGAAGTATACTAAAAGTGAGTGGAGATGTGTTGAGTAAGTCAAAATATCCAATAACATTTCTGAACATCACACAACTCTCAAGCTACCGTAAAGATGCACACACATCAATCTACAAGAAGCAATGGAATCCACTCACTCCCCACCAATTGGCCAATCCCATTAGCTATGCCGATTGTGTGCATTGGTGTTTGCCTGGACTTCAAGACACTTGGAATGAGCTTCTTTTTGCCAAACTCTTCTACCCTTCTTCTGCATCATCATGA
- the LOC133033712 gene encoding protein trichome birefringence-like 33 isoform X1, with protein sequence MKLLAPLSSSSSSSSSSSALKKPHRQLSQYLFSLLAFIVFVTILYSEDFLCIFRQQQQQQQLKLESADSDRVLSRPAGEAEIVWDKKEVNIVEEKEEEKWKIPFAVGESEESCDIFSGRWVWDESRPLYEESDCSYIQSQLTCMEHGRPDKNFRNWRWQPHRCQLPKFNASLVLESLRGKRMMFVGDSLNRGQFQSMVCLVQSLIPPHAKSMQTFGSLIVFTAKEYNATIEFYWAPFLLESNTDNAIVHKFNERIVRKGSINKHGNHWKNTDILVFNTYLWWMTGYKMNISRKPFDDKIKDIIELSTDDAYRMAMKSMLRWVRRNMDPKKTRVFFTSMSPIHDKSIGWGGKAGGNCYNETKIIEDPNYWGSDRRSILKVSGDVLSKSKYPITFLNITQLSSYRKDAHTSIYKKQWNPLTPHQLANPISYADCVHWCLPGLQDTWNELLFAKLFYPSSASS encoded by the exons atgaagCTTCTAGCTCCTttgtcatcatcatcttcttcttcttcttcttcctcagctCTAAAAAAGCCTCATCGGCAACTGTCTCAATACCTTTTCTCTTTACTAGCTTTCATTGTGTTCGTCACCATTCTCTACAGTGAAGACTTCTTATGCATATTTCGCCAGCAACAGCAACAGCAGCAACTCAAACTCGAGTCTGCCGACTCGGACCGAGTCCTCTCTCGACCCG CAGGTGAAGCAGAGATAGTTTGGGATAAAAAAGAGGTTAATATtgtagaagaaaaagaagaagagaaatggAAGATACCGTTTGCAGTAGGGGAAAGTGAAGAAAGTTGCGACATATTTAGTGGGAGATGGGTTTGGGATGAGTCAAGACCTCTTTATGAAGAGTCAGATTGTTCTTATATACAATCCCAATTAACCTGTATGGAACATGGTCGTCCAGACAAGAATTTTCGAAACTGGAGATGGCAACCTCATCGATGTCAACTTCCCAA GTTCAATGCGTCGCTTGTGCTTGAGTCCCTTAGAGGAAAGAGGATGATGTTCGTTGGAGATTCTCTGAACAGAGGTCAATTCCAATCAATGGTTTGTCTTGTTCAATCACTCATTCCTCCACATGCCAAATCCATGCAAACCTTTGGCTCCTTGATCGTTTTCACTGCCAAG gagTACAATGCTACAATTGAGTTCTACTGGGCACCCTTTCTTCTTGAATCAAACACAGACAATGCTATCGTCCATAAATTTAATGAAAGAATTGTGAGAAAAGGTTCTATCAATAAACATGGAAACCATTGGAAGAATACTGACATATTAGTGTTCAACACTTACCTGTGGTGGATGACCGGTTATAAGATGAACATCTC GCGAAAACCTTTTGATGACAAAATTAAGGATATTATTGAGCTGTCGACTGATGATGCTTATCGTATGGCTATGAAGAGTATGTTGAGATGGGTACGGCGCAATATGGACCCTAAGAAGACAAGGGTTTTCTTCACTAGCATGTCACCTATTCATGACAA gaGCATAGGTTGGGGTGGGAAAGCAGGAGGGAATTGCTACAACGAAACGAAGATAATAGAAGATCCAAATTATTGGGGTTCAGACAGAAGAAGTATACTAAAAGTGAGTGGAGATGTGTTGAGTAAGTCAAAATATCCAATAACATTTCTGAACATCACACAACTCTCAAGCTACCGTAAAGATGCACACACATCAATCTACAAGAAGCAATGGAATCCACTCACTCCCCACCAATTGGCCAATCCCATTAGCTATGCCGATTGTGTGCATTGGTGTTTGCCTGGACTTCAAGACACTTGGAATGAGCTTCTTTTTGCCAAACTCTTCTACCCTTCTTCTGCATCATCATGA